In Methylotenera sp. L2L1, the following proteins share a genomic window:
- a CDS encoding ribose-phosphate pyrophosphokinase, with amino-acid sequence MASNGNMMVFTGNANPVLAQEVAKHLGIELGQAHVGKFSDGEVMVELLENVRGRDVFVLQSTSHPTNDSLMEVMVMVDALRRSSAGRITAAIPYFGYSRQDRRPRSARVAITAKVVANMLTGVGVNRVLTMDLHSDQIQGFFDIPVDNIYATPILLADLLEQKHENLVVVSPDVGGVVRARACAKQLSSDLAIIDKRRPKPNVAKVMNIIGDVAGRTCVIMDDMVDTANTLCEAAAALKKHGAVKVVAYATHPVLSGGAAERIMNSELDELVVTNTIQLQDDTANCKKIRQLSAAALLAETIRRISCEDSVSSLFMD; translated from the coding sequence ATGGCGTCTAACGGCAACATGATGGTCTTTACTGGCAACGCCAACCCAGTGCTCGCGCAGGAAGTTGCAAAACACTTAGGTATTGAGCTTGGCCAAGCGCATGTAGGTAAATTTAGCGATGGCGAAGTCATGGTTGAATTACTTGAAAATGTGCGCGGTCGCGATGTTTTCGTATTGCAATCTACCAGCCACCCTACCAACGATAGTTTAATGGAAGTCATGGTCATGGTGGATGCGCTTCGTCGCTCATCTGCTGGTCGTATTACTGCCGCTATCCCTTATTTCGGTTACTCACGTCAAGATCGCCGCCCACGTTCAGCTCGTGTTGCCATTACTGCTAAAGTAGTTGCCAACATGCTAACGGGTGTTGGTGTTAACCGTGTACTAACGATGGATTTGCACTCAGACCAAATCCAAGGCTTTTTTGATATTCCAGTGGACAACATCTACGCAACACCAATTCTGTTAGCAGACTTGTTAGAGCAAAAACATGAGAACCTCGTGGTAGTTTCTCCTGATGTTGGCGGTGTAGTACGTGCGCGTGCATGTGCAAAACAACTAAGCTCTGATCTTGCGATTATTGATAAACGTCGTCCAAAACCAAACGTAGCTAAAGTCATGAACATCATTGGTGATGTTGCTGGCCGTACCTGTGTCATTATGGATGACATGGTAGACACTGCAAACACACTATGTGAAGCAGCTGCTGCATTAAAAAAACATGGCGCAGTAAAAGTAGTCGCTTACGCAACTCACCCAGTATTATCTGGCGGTGCTGCAGAGCGCATTATGAACTCTGAGCTAGACGAGCTAGTCGTCACAAACACAATTCAATTGCAAGATGACACTGCAAATTGTAAAAAAATCCGTCAATTGAGCGCAGCAGCATTGCTAGCAGAAACCATTCGCCGCATTAGCTGCGAAGACTCTGTCAGCTCATTATTTATGGACTAA
- the pth gene encoding aminoacyl-tRNA hydrolase, translating into MSGIKLFVGLGNPGEKYAATRHNAGFWWIDQLAAATNSKLAIDAKFFGAAGKLNPSTDTWLIKPTTFMNASGKAVAALANYYKITPKEILVIHDELDLPAGSTKMKFGGGHGGHNGLRDIHAALGTPDYWRMRVGIGHPGSKTEVVNFVLKAPTKDEQVAIEDNLIDSTKLVDLLLAGEFDSAMLKLHTKK; encoded by the coding sequence ATGAGCGGAATTAAATTATTTGTAGGCCTAGGTAACCCTGGTGAAAAATATGCAGCCACGCGCCATAACGCAGGTTTTTGGTGGATAGATCAACTTGCTGCCGCCACCAATAGCAAATTAGCGATTGATGCTAAATTCTTTGGCGCTGCGGGCAAATTAAATCCAAGCACAGACACTTGGCTAATTAAACCCACCACGTTTATGAATGCCAGCGGCAAAGCAGTTGCTGCACTAGCTAATTACTACAAAATTACACCAAAGGAAATCTTGGTGATTCATGATGAGCTAGACCTCCCAGCCGGCAGCACCAAAATGAAGTTTGGCGGTGGTCATGGCGGCCATAATGGCTTGCGTGATATTCACGCCGCACTTGGTACGCCAGACTATTGGCGTATGCGTGTAGGCATCGGCCACCCTGGCTCAAAAACTGAAGTGGTCAATTTTGTGCTCAAAGCACCCACTAAAGATGAACAAGTGGCGATTGAAGATAACCTTATCGATAGCACTAAATTAGTAGATTTACTGCTTGCAGGCGAATTTGATAGCGCCATGTTAAAATTGCATACAAAGAAATAA
- a CDS encoding GldG family protein codes for MNINRKLRFQLLVQNWFFVVLFLMLVVLLGYFASQYRVAKDITQANRNILTQGSVNVLKQMKAPVNITVYATKDDASNGDVFRKGIVDFVARYQRDKQDIRLKFINPSEEPKLAQDAGVKVDGEVVVEYQKRVEHITPPFAEQEFTNLLVRLSRTNQQAVMYLDGHGERNLIGVKNHDLGEFGKQLETKGFKFANPDLTIAQAVPSNGAMLVVASPQVDISEIEAQKIKAYLEAGGNLLWLLDDNDFKGMQNVADYLGLQVSPGVVLDMASAQYGADARVAFASLYGEHPVTTNFMLRTLFPESHEVSAVGTDENGWKVSKLVEVAPNGWLSSTKLEKGAKPVFNEKTDKRGPINIGVALERIYGKKGQRVVVMGNANFLSNTFITNGGNLDLGVNIVNWLAGDDNLITIQPMPLKDINVSIPDTDQGRLVAWTVFHSFQYFIPLGFMIAGLYFWWKRRRA; via the coding sequence ATGAACATTAATCGTAAATTACGTTTTCAGTTATTAGTACAAAATTGGTTTTTTGTCGTATTGTTTTTAATGCTTGTTGTGTTGCTAGGTTATTTTGCTAGCCAGTACCGCGTTGCCAAAGATATTACGCAGGCTAATCGTAATATCTTGACGCAAGGCAGTGTGAATGTGCTCAAGCAGATGAAAGCGCCAGTGAACATTACCGTATATGCGACTAAAGACGACGCATCAAACGGTGATGTGTTCCGTAAAGGAATTGTGGATTTTGTTGCACGTTACCAACGCGATAAACAAGATATTAGACTTAAGTTTATTAACCCGTCTGAAGAGCCAAAGCTGGCACAAGACGCTGGTGTTAAAGTGGATGGCGAAGTGGTGGTCGAGTACCAAAAGCGTGTGGAACACATTACGCCACCATTTGCTGAACAAGAGTTTACTAACTTGTTGGTAAGACTATCTCGTACTAATCAGCAGGCTGTGATGTATTTAGATGGACATGGCGAGCGTAACTTGATTGGTGTTAAGAATCATGACTTGGGTGAATTTGGTAAGCAGTTAGAGACCAAAGGCTTTAAATTTGCTAATCCAGATTTAACGATTGCACAGGCCGTGCCAAGCAATGGTGCAATGTTGGTAGTAGCGAGCCCGCAAGTCGATATTAGCGAAATTGAAGCGCAAAAAATTAAAGCCTACCTAGAGGCAGGCGGTAATTTGCTATGGTTGTTAGATGATAACGACTTTAAAGGCATGCAAAACGTTGCTGATTACTTAGGTTTGCAAGTGTCTCCAGGTGTGGTGCTGGATATGGCCTCAGCTCAGTATGGTGCTGATGCGCGCGTTGCGTTTGCAAGCTTATACGGTGAGCATCCAGTTACGACTAACTTTATGTTGCGTACTTTATTCCCAGAGTCTCATGAAGTGAGCGCGGTAGGTACTGATGAAAATGGATGGAAAGTAAGCAAGCTTGTTGAAGTGGCGCCTAATGGCTGGTTGTCTTCTACGAAGCTGGAAAAAGGTGCTAAACCTGTTTTTAATGAAAAGACAGATAAGCGCGGCCCAATCAATATCGGTGTGGCATTAGAGCGTATTTATGGCAAAAAAGGCCAGCGCGTAGTGGTGATGGGTAATGCTAACTTCTTATCTAACACCTTTATTACCAATGGCGGAAATTTGGACTTAGGCGTGAATATCGTGAATTGGTTAGCTGGTGATGATAACCTGATTACGATACAGCCAATGCCGTTGAAAGACATCAATGTTTCAATTCCAGATACTGACCAAGGTCGTTTAGTTGCTTGGACTGTGTTTCATAGCTTCCAATACTTTATCCCGCTGGGCTTCATGATTGCAGGCTTGTATTTCTGGTGGAAACGCAGAAGAGCTTAA
- the ychF gene encoding redox-regulated ATPase YchF, whose translation MKCGIVGLPNVGKSTLFNAITKAGIAAENYPFCTIEPNVGIVEVPDTRLQPLIDIVNPQRVQPAIVEFVDIAGLVAGASKGEGLGNKFLANIRETDAISHVVRCFDDGNVVHVAGKVDPLSDIEVINTELALADMETVEKTLQRESKKAKSGDKDAIALAGLCERIQKHLDTGAPVRTLGLDADELNIIKPLCLITVKPVMYIANVDERGFENNPYLDKVVALGKTEGAPVVCICAKIEGEISELDDEDKAVFLAELGQDEPGLNRVIRAAYDLLGLQTYFTAGVQEVRAWTVKKGSTAPQAAGVIHTDFERGFIRAEVIAYDEYVKNKGEQGSKEAGKMRLEGKEYIVQDGDVMHFRFNV comes from the coding sequence ATGAAATGTGGAATCGTGGGCCTACCTAACGTAGGAAAATCAACTTTATTCAATGCAATTACCAAAGCAGGGATTGCGGCTGAAAACTACCCGTTCTGCACCATTGAACCAAACGTAGGCATTGTTGAAGTACCAGATACTCGCTTACAACCGTTGATTGATATTGTAAATCCACAACGCGTACAACCAGCGATTGTAGAGTTTGTTGATATTGCTGGCCTAGTTGCTGGCGCATCAAAAGGTGAAGGCTTAGGTAATAAATTCTTAGCGAACATTCGTGAAACTGACGCAATTTCACACGTAGTGCGCTGCTTTGATGATGGCAACGTTGTGCACGTGGCAGGTAAAGTAGATCCACTGTCAGATATTGAAGTGATTAACACAGAGCTTGCACTTGCAGATATGGAAACTGTAGAAAAAACACTGCAGCGCGAAAGTAAAAAAGCCAAATCTGGCGACAAAGACGCCATTGCACTTGCAGGCCTTTGTGAAAGAATCCAAAAACATTTAGACACAGGCGCACCAGTGCGCACACTAGGCCTAGATGCTGATGAACTCAACATTATCAAACCACTATGCCTAATTACAGTAAAACCTGTGATGTACATTGCCAACGTGGATGAAAGAGGGTTTGAAAACAACCCATACTTAGACAAAGTAGTCGCACTAGGTAAAACCGAAGGCGCACCAGTAGTTTGTATTTGCGCAAAAATCGAAGGCGAAATCTCAGAACTAGATGATGAAGACAAAGCCGTATTCTTAGCAGAACTAGGCCAAGATGAACCAGGCCTAAATCGCGTCATCCGTGCTGCGTATGATTTACTAGGCCTGCAAACCTACTTTACTGCTGGCGTGCAAGAAGTTCGCGCCTGGACCGTTAAAAAAGGCTCTACAGCACCACAAGCAGCTGGCGTGATTCATACCGACTTTGAGCGTGGATTTATTCGTGCAGAAGTCATCGCTTATGATGAGTACGTAAAAAACAAAGGCGAGCAAGGCTCAAAGGAGGCGGGGAAAATGCGCCTAGAAGGCAAAGAATATATTGTGCAAGATGGCGATGTCATGCACTTTAGATTCAACGTCTAG
- a CDS encoding ABC transporter permease, whose product MIINVARKELKSVFASPMGWVILSLLMFAFGTQYLNAVNDYFAVMSGAMRPAERTGVTQFVGQSVYGLASFIMLFAVPLLSMRLISEERRSQTLPFLFSAPISLTEIVVGKFVGLVAFLSILILFIGAMLSTLNIWADIDFGFLLTNSLGLLLMVAGFSALGIYFSSLTQQPVIAAILTFIALFALMMLDRFFGDDPTNVLGSLSLTRHFQSFASGLIDSADIVYFILFAVTFLTLTVRRLDADRLRG is encoded by the coding sequence ATGATTATTAATGTCGCAAGAAAAGAACTTAAAAGTGTGTTTGCCTCGCCGATGGGGTGGGTGATTTTATCGTTGTTGATGTTTGCTTTTGGTACGCAATACCTAAATGCAGTGAATGACTACTTTGCAGTGATGTCTGGTGCGATGCGTCCAGCTGAGCGTACTGGCGTTACGCAGTTTGTGGGGCAGTCGGTATATGGTTTGGCTTCATTTATTATGTTGTTTGCCGTGCCGTTATTGTCGATGCGACTTATTTCTGAAGAGCGCCGTAGCCAAACCCTACCGTTTTTATTTAGTGCGCCTATTTCATTGACTGAAATCGTGGTGGGCAAGTTTGTCGGTCTTGTGGCGTTTTTAAGCATCTTGATTTTATTTATTGGCGCAATGTTGTCTACGCTTAATATTTGGGCAGATATCGACTTTGGCTTTTTATTGACCAACTCGCTTGGTTTGTTGCTGATGGTTGCGGGCTTTTCTGCGTTGGGTATTTACTTCTCTAGCTTAACGCAACAGCCAGTGATTGCTGCCATTTTAACGTTCATCGCACTATTTGCATTGATGATGTTAGACCGCTTTTTCGGGGATGACCCAACCAACGTATTAGGTAGCTTATCACTCACGCGTCACTTTCAGTCATTTGCTAGCGGTTTGATTGATAGTGCAGATATCGTCTATTTTATTTTATTCGCTGTGACATTTTTAACCTTAACAGTGCGTCGCTTAGATGCTGACCGCTTACGTGGTTAA
- the lolB gene encoding lipoprotein insertase outer membrane protein LolB codes for MNATATLSNGAQSTLVRATQLTRHFLTLALVTLLAACASTPSQVTISADSTLRHQKHLQANAAIQQFSLQGRIGVQTNSKGFSGGLKWHHSTAADNIALFSPLGSQVAQITKSSDQITLTDANGKKVSAADAETLTYNALGWSLPLTGLADWSLGRPSSGPILASTWDEQGLLTTLNQDGWKIEFSNYAELNGYWLPGKIFLKSDQVNLKLLVESWDNTPY; via the coding sequence TTGAATGCCACAGCAACACTTTCCAACGGCGCTCAATCTACATTAGTGAGAGCGACTCAATTGACACGTCATTTTTTAACGCTAGCCTTGGTCACTTTACTGGCTGCGTGCGCAAGTACGCCTAGTCAGGTGACCATCAGTGCAGACTCAACTTTACGCCATCAAAAACACTTACAAGCTAATGCAGCGATTCAGCAATTTTCGCTTCAGGGCAGAATCGGTGTGCAAACCAACAGTAAAGGTTTTTCGGGTGGCCTAAAATGGCACCACTCAACCGCAGCCGACAACATCGCCTTATTCTCACCACTCGGCAGCCAAGTGGCTCAAATCACAAAATCCAGCGACCAAATCACACTCACGGATGCTAATGGTAAAAAAGTATCAGCAGCAGATGCAGAAACACTCACCTATAATGCACTAGGCTGGTCACTACCGTTAACAGGGCTAGCTGACTGGTCTTTAGGTCGCCCATCTAGCGGCCCTATTCTAGCCAGCACTTGGGATGAACAAGGCCTGCTCACCACACTCAACCAAGATGGCTGGAAAATAGAGTTCTCAAACTACGCAGAACTGAATGGATACTGGTTACCGGGGAAAATCTTCCTCAAAAGCGACCAAGTCAACCTTAAGCTACTGGTAGAAAGTTGGGATAACACCCCGTACTAA
- a CDS encoding ABC transporter ATP-binding protein encodes MNNFTVEAIELTRLYGGREAVSNVNFTLSKGEVLGFLGPNGAGKSTTMKMLTGNLAPSHGSVKICGIDMIENPKEAKALIGYLPEMRPLYKELTVDEYLTMAARLHRVSSKHIKAAVEHAKERCGLTHMSKRLIENLSNGYQQRVGIAQAIIHKPMVVILDEPTVGLDPIQIRDIRTLIREVGTDHSVIISTHILPEVEMVCDQVQIIDKGKLVFNGSIDVLKRQRVGNKLLIGLRNPPAIEEILRISGVSEAESLANGLIRVRYAESTEPAEAIVQAAVQQGWGLHQIAPDQTSLEDVFMQLTYQEQVAV; translated from the coding sequence ATGAATAATTTTACAGTTGAAGCAATTGAGCTTACGCGGCTTTATGGAGGCCGTGAAGCAGTAAGTAATGTGAATTTCACCTTAAGTAAGGGTGAGGTTTTAGGGTTCCTAGGCCCTAATGGGGCTGGTAAGTCTACTACCATGAAAATGCTCACTGGTAATTTGGCACCTAGCCATGGCAGTGTCAAAATATGTGGTATCGATATGATAGAAAACCCAAAAGAGGCTAAAGCACTCATTGGATATCTGCCAGAAATGCGTCCCTTATACAAAGAGTTAACTGTAGATGAATATTTAACGATGGCAGCTAGGTTGCATCGTGTAAGTAGTAAGCACATTAAAGCTGCCGTGGAACATGCGAAAGAGCGTTGTGGCCTCACGCACATGAGTAAACGTCTGATTGAAAACTTATCTAATGGCTATCAGCAGCGTGTTGGTATTGCACAAGCGATTATTCATAAGCCTATGGTAGTGATTCTTGACGAGCCGACAGTAGGCCTAGACCCGATTCAAATTCGAGATATTCGTACATTAATTCGTGAAGTTGGTACGGACCATAGCGTGATTATCTCTACGCACATTCTGCCAGAGGTGGAAATGGTGTGTGATCAAGTACAAATCATTGATAAAGGTAAGTTGGTTTTTAACGGCTCGATTGATGTACTTAAACGTCAACGTGTTGGCAATAAACTACTTATCGGTTTGCGTAACCCGCCAGCGATTGAAGAGATTTTGAGAATATCAGGTGTTTCAGAGGCTGAAAGCTTAGCTAATGGCTTGATTCGTGTACGTTATGCAGAAAGCACAGAGCCAGCAGAAGCAATTGTACAAGCGGCCGTTCAGCAAGGTTGGGGGTTACATCAAATCGCACCAGACCAAACCAGTTTGGAAGACGTGTTTATGCAGCTGACTTATCAAGAGCAAGTGGCTGTTTAA
- a CDS encoding tetratricopeptide repeat protein codes for MTKKLDLNTPLKKAYPISAAVNVALCILMLGMASCASNQPNRYHSDTLASSNESTTPQERTLSAEFVYKYLVGEVAGQRGEIGTAGAIFYDLARAEQDSRLAERAAKIAAYANIPSLAIPAVKLWAELDPTSTEAQQAMTEMLIATGRLNEAEPYLAQLLVKEESRPGGFLFINSLLNRSPDKSAVLKLVQSLAKPYPTLAEANFAVAQAAYIANQDNVVLNALAKAEDTRPNWVIAALLKGQVLFRQSPNKAIAFYYEHLKVQPDANEIRINLAKILVNQKQYAAAKAEFPTILEYAKNAQENNNAEIYAIVGLLSFQATDYNEAEKYFKQAIDNHFKDTDQIYLYLGQTAEKQKHDVAAMSWYNKVPAGPRHLEAQFNLANVIARTQSTDKAIELLDSLEDLNVEQQILVIKAQAALLAKEKRNQEAFELLDKAVKNLPNTPELVYDYALAAERVGKFDLMELELRRAIAEKPDFAAAYNALGYSFADRNVRLKEAISLIEKALTLSPNDHYMLDSLGWAHYRKGNLDKAIHYLEQAFNINPDPEIAAHLGEVLWQKGEYEKAKKIWSDALTADPDNEILLITANKFKS; via the coding sequence ATGACAAAAAAACTAGATTTGAATACACCGCTTAAAAAAGCCTATCCAATTTCAGCCGCGGTGAACGTCGCCTTATGCATATTGATGCTAGGCATGGCTAGTTGCGCAAGCAATCAACCCAACCGTTATCATTCAGACACCCTAGCAAGCAGCAATGAGTCAACCACCCCACAGGAAAGAACACTCTCTGCAGAATTTGTTTATAAGTATCTAGTTGGTGAAGTTGCAGGGCAACGTGGCGAAATCGGTACTGCCGGCGCTATCTTTTACGATCTCGCCCGCGCTGAGCAAGACTCACGCCTAGCAGAACGTGCAGCAAAAATCGCAGCATATGCCAACATTCCAAGTTTAGCGATTCCTGCTGTAAAGCTTTGGGCAGAGTTAGACCCAACATCAACAGAGGCGCAACAAGCAATGACAGAAATGTTGATTGCAACTGGACGACTCAATGAAGCAGAACCTTACTTAGCGCAATTACTAGTCAAAGAAGAATCTAGACCTGGTGGCTTCTTATTTATTAACTCATTACTTAACAGAAGCCCAGACAAAAGCGCTGTACTAAAGCTAGTTCAGTCACTAGCCAAACCATACCCAACATTAGCCGAAGCCAATTTTGCAGTTGCGCAGGCTGCATACATTGCTAATCAAGATAACGTAGTGCTTAATGCACTCGCAAAAGCTGAAGACACGCGTCCTAACTGGGTCATCGCAGCATTACTGAAAGGCCAAGTCCTTTTTCGCCAATCACCCAATAAAGCCATTGCTTTCTATTATGAGCACTTAAAAGTACAGCCTGATGCAAATGAAATTCGCATCAACCTCGCTAAAATTTTAGTCAATCAGAAACAATATGCTGCTGCAAAGGCAGAGTTTCCAACAATATTAGAATATGCTAAAAACGCTCAAGAGAATAACAACGCCGAGATTTATGCCATTGTTGGATTACTATCTTTCCAAGCAACTGATTATAACGAAGCGGAAAAGTACTTCAAACAAGCAATCGACAACCATTTTAAAGATACAGACCAAATTTATCTGTACCTTGGGCAAACCGCTGAAAAGCAAAAACATGATGTCGCCGCCATGTCGTGGTATAACAAAGTACCAGCAGGACCACGCCACCTTGAGGCTCAGTTTAATTTAGCCAACGTCATCGCACGCACGCAATCAACCGACAAAGCTATCGAATTACTAGATAGCTTAGAAGACTTAAACGTTGAACAGCAAATCTTAGTCATCAAAGCGCAAGCGGCTTTACTCGCTAAAGAGAAGCGCAATCAAGAAGCTTTTGAATTATTAGATAAAGCTGTCAAGAATCTGCCAAACACCCCAGAACTGGTTTATGACTACGCACTTGCCGCAGAGCGCGTAGGCAAGTTTGACCTTATGGAGCTAGAGTTGCGTAGAGCTATTGCTGAGAAACCAGATTTTGCAGCTGCCTACAACGCTCTTGGCTATTCATTTGCAGACCGCAATGTCAGGCTTAAAGAGGCCATCAGCCTCATTGAAAAAGCACTGACACTCTCCCCTAACGACCACTACATGTTAGATAGTCTAGGTTGGGCACACTATCGCAAAGGTAATTTAGATAAAGCGATTCACTATCTGGAGCAAGCATTCAACATTAACCCAGACCCTGAAATTGCAGCACATTTAGGTGAAGTGCTCTGGCAAAAAGGGGAGTATGAAAAAGCCAAAAAGATATGGAGTGACGCGTTGACGGCAGACCCTGACAATGAAATTTTATTAATCACTGCAAACAAATTTAAATCTTGA
- a CDS encoding 50S ribosomal protein L25/general stress protein Ctc, with protein MAIEINAVKRDAKGTGASRRLRHAGSVPGVVYGGGKDAYPLEINAKELFLQFRHEAFHASVLTLIVEGKKESVLLRDFQMHPVRNTIQHVDFQRVSATEKIHVKVPFHFTNADAAPGVKLGGGIVAHVLTEADVSCLAKDLPEFIEVDVAALEIGQSIHLSQIKLPKGVEFVQLAHGDDAAVASIAKTRGSVADAAAETPAA; from the coding sequence ATGGCTATTGAAATCAATGCAGTAAAACGTGACGCTAAAGGTACGGGTGCGAGCCGCCGCCTACGTCATGCTGGCTCTGTGCCTGGTGTAGTATATGGTGGTGGTAAAGATGCATACCCACTAGAAATCAACGCTAAAGAATTGTTCTTACAATTCCGTCACGAAGCGTTCCACGCTTCAGTGTTAACACTTATCGTTGAGGGTAAAAAAGAAAGCGTATTACTACGTGACTTCCAAATGCACCCAGTACGAAACACGATTCAACACGTTGACTTCCAACGCGTTAGTGCAACTGAAAAAATCCACGTTAAAGTACCATTCCACTTCACAAACGCTGATGCAGCACCTGGTGTTAAATTAGGTGGTGGTATTGTTGCTCACGTATTAACAGAAGCTGACGTAAGCTGCTTGGCAAAAGACTTGCCAGAGTTTATCGAAGTTGACGTTGCAGCGTTAGAAATCGGTCAATCAATCCACTTGTCACAAATCAAACTACCAAAAGGTGTTGAGTTTGTACAATTGGCGCACGGTGATGACGCAGCAGTTGCTTCTATCGCTAAAACACGCGGTAGCGTTGCTGATGCAGCAGCTGAAACTCCAGCAGCTTAA
- the ispE gene encoding 4-(cytidine 5'-diphospho)-2-C-methyl-D-erythritol kinase yields the protein MQDFEAFLAPAKINLFLHITGQRNDGYHLLQTVFRLLDYYDTIHLKTTTNNTIKRVNEVAGVPEANDLCVRAAQLLQKHTGCQLGAEILVDKKIPMGGGLGGGSSDAATVLLALNKRWQLNLPREELLKLGLQLGADVPFFIYGSNAWAEGIGEQLQAITLHNAYYVVLTPNVHVSTAQIFSNKQLTKNTIPKKIAAFSEIAKLSTENSALGNIHDGFTNQLEKVVCSIYPEVKACLGWLKQYGDARMSGSGASVFLEVADQEVANSIYQQKPKEYFGFVAKGLNQHPFLSK from the coding sequence ATGCAAGACTTTGAAGCCTTTTTAGCCCCTGCAAAAATTAATCTATTCCTACACATCACCGGTCAACGCAACGATGGTTATCATCTGCTACAAACGGTTTTTAGACTACTTGATTACTACGACACGATTCATTTAAAAACCACAACAAACAACACCATTAAACGAGTCAATGAAGTTGCAGGGGTTCCAGAGGCCAATGATTTATGTGTTCGTGCCGCGCAATTACTACAGAAACATACAGGCTGCCAACTTGGCGCCGAGATATTGGTAGATAAAAAAATACCGATGGGTGGTGGACTTGGTGGCGGCAGTTCAGACGCAGCAACCGTGTTACTTGCATTAAACAAGCGCTGGCAACTAAATCTACCGCGCGAAGAACTACTAAAATTAGGATTACAACTAGGCGCAGACGTACCGTTTTTTATCTATGGTAGCAATGCTTGGGCAGAAGGTATTGGCGAGCAATTACAAGCCATTACACTACACAATGCTTACTATGTTGTACTAACGCCAAACGTTCATGTATCAACAGCACAAATTTTTTCCAATAAACAATTGACAAAGAATACGATTCCTAAGAAAATAGCCGCCTTTTCAGAGATAGCGAAATTAAGCACTGAAAACTCAGCGTTAGGAAACATCCACGATGGGTTTACAAATCAACTGGAAAAAGTAGTTTGTAGCATTTATCCTGAAGTAAAAGCATGCTTAGGCTGGCTAAAACAGTACGGAGATGCTAGAATGAGCGGCTCAGGTGCTTCGGTCTTTTTAGAAGTAGCTGATCAGGAAGTTGCAAATAGTATTTACCAACAAAAACCGAAAGAATATTTTGGGTTTGTTGCAAAAGGGTTGAATCAGCATCCTTTTTTAAGTAAATAA
- a CDS encoding DUF4340 domain-containing protein, whose protein sequence is MKKRWLLNLFLLAVVASLVTFLYVRPKTEANKGAEYEVSTYKLAEFNAIAIEFPAKAAVTFEKIDGYWRLTAPYKTRADQLSVQRILAIIAAKSREKIVSDDMAKFGLVNPALKLKLFRDKNNSEEFLFGTYNPLTDEQYISHKNTVYLISNTYAEAASTQVVEMVDKAPLKPTEKVAGFDFSRLEQWEASRLNVDLVDGQWKVSIKEAKPLQNEMNEWVDYSWIHTLAKSVELYTPDRKTVYPSLEIKMADGSKVHFDKIQESPDLLLGRPDEGLMYTFPSDSGFVMLNPPINVPSK, encoded by the coding sequence ATGAAAAAACGTTGGTTATTAAATCTATTTTTGCTTGCTGTGGTGGCGAGCTTAGTGACATTTTTGTATGTTCGTCCTAAAACAGAAGCTAATAAGGGGGCTGAGTACGAAGTTTCAACGTACAAGCTGGCAGAGTTCAATGCAATTGCGATTGAGTTTCCAGCTAAGGCAGCCGTTACTTTTGAAAAAATAGATGGGTACTGGCGTTTAACTGCACCCTATAAAACACGTGCGGATCAGTTATCAGTGCAACGTATTTTAGCGATTATCGCGGCTAAAAGTCGTGAAAAAATCGTATCAGATGATATGGCTAAGTTTGGCTTGGTTAACCCAGCACTCAAGTTAAAGTTGTTTAGAGACAAAAACAACTCAGAAGAGTTTTTATTTGGTACTTACAACCCACTGACCGACGAGCAATATATTTCACACAAAAATACGGTTTATTTAATATCTAATACGTATGCTGAGGCAGCTTCTACTCAGGTGGTGGAGATGGTAGATAAAGCACCATTAAAACCTACGGAGAAAGTGGCTGGCTTTGATTTTAGCCGACTAGAACAATGGGAAGCCTCTAGATTAAATGTCGATTTAGTGGATGGTCAATGGAAGGTTTCCATTAAAGAAGCTAAACCATTGCAAAATGAAATGAATGAATGGGTTGATTATTCATGGATACATACGCTAGCTAAATCAGTTGAGCTTTACACCCCTGACCGTAAAACTGTTTACCCTTCACTTGAAATTAAAATGGCAGACGGTAGTAAAGTGCATTTTGATAAGATTCAAGAGTCGCCAGATTTATTGTTGGGACGTCCAGATGAAGGCCTTATGTATACATTCCCATCTGACTCCGGTTTTGTGATGTTAAACCCACCAATTAATGTCCCAAGTAAGTAA